Proteins encoded in a region of the Cheilinus undulatus linkage group 8, ASM1832078v1, whole genome shotgun sequence genome:
- the si:dkey-260g12.1 gene encoding tumor necrosis factor receptor superfamily member 5 — translation MFQTSLYRMQCLVFYFNFFAHLSPILLQATKPFYLDSNGRRCTLCPAGAFQKSCTECMPCPAGTYTTKQNRESSCHRCYRDCKPEYHMKVVDECTSTSDLKCACQAGYRCQDRVSLSTNCRYCVKVDETTSTEAAMVISTKDKHTPSSASSGRSSTSANSCRSPLCGPQSVPQAGNSTHIQTDKTDSHLVAILCPIVVIGFLALVILLFIRCHEEESCLKQAMSKLYNEGGQDASHKPKEPTHQLPRDSFSAKQQSSSLSAGNLGPVHVHNPGTVIVSLLNQFTGQVGPTVEGAKTVERGTSEEEQERDCPVCHPTSSTSVHLSEEERSAEIDSMFLPSQEQGKDCHVSKEEVL, via the exons ATGTTCCAGACATCTCTTTACAggatgcagtgtttggtgttttactttaatttttttgctcactTGTCTCCCATCTTACTGCAG GCAACGAAGCCCTTTTACCTTGACAGCAATGGCAGAAGGTGCACACTGTGCCCTGCAG GTGCGTTTCAGAAGTCTTGTACAGAGTGCATGCCCTGTCCTGCAGGAACTTACACGACTAAGCAGAACCGAGAAAGTAGCTGCCATCGCTGCTACAGAGACTGCAAACCAG AGTATCACATGAAGGTAGTTGATGAATGCACCAGCACGTCTGATCTGAAGTGTGCCTGTCAGGCTGGTTACAGATGTCAGGACCGCGTCTCCTTATCAACTAACTGCAGATACTGTGTCAAGGTTGATGAAACAACCTCAACTG AAGCAGCCATGGTTATCTCAACCAAGGATAAACACACGCCTTCCTCAGCTTCCTCAGGACGTAGCAGCACTTCAGCCAACTCCTGCAGATCTCCCCT GTGTGGCCCTCAGTCAGTCCCACAGGCAGGAAACAGcacacatattcaaacag ACAAGACAGACAGTCATTTGGTGGCCATCTTGTGTCCAATTGTTGTCATCGGATTCTTGGCTCTTGTGATCTTGCTCTTCATTCGTTGCCACGAAGAAGAGTCTTGTCTCAAGCAAG CTATGTCAAAACTCTACAATGAG GGAGGGCAAGATGCTTCTCACAAGCCTAAGGAGCCAACTCATCAGCTCCCCAGAGACTCATTCAGTGCAAAGCAGCAGTCATCGTCCCTTTCTGCAGGCAATCTGG GGCCAGTCCATGTCCACAACCCAGGGACGGTCATTGTTAGCTTGCTCAATCAGTTCACAGGCCAAGTCGGCCCAACAGTTGAAGGTGCAAAGACGGTCGAGAGAGGCACTAGTGAGGAAGAACAAGAAAGAGACTGCCCTGTTTGTCATCCCACATCCTCCACTAGTGTTCACCTctctgaggaggagaggagtgCAGAGATTGACAGCATGTTCCTCCCCTCGCAGGAGCAGGGGAAGGACTGCCACGTTTCCAAAGAGGAAGTTCTATGA